From a single Candidatus Microthrix subdominans genomic region:
- a CDS encoding PHP domain-containing protein, with the protein MSTTTTAIAALNRAVYYLDRGFEPAAKAKAFTRAAEVAAGMDDDDLERRAEAGTLTDLDGIGPSTASVIADAVLDRPPAYLTKLEQRTRLRVSAGATVFEACRSDLHSHSTWSDGGAPIRTMAMTARALGRTHLALTDHSPRLTIAHGLTPERLAEQLIEVAALNEELAPFRILTGCEVDILADGTLDLPDDVLAGLDLVVASAHSKLSMPERPMTERLVRAVANPHVDVLGHCTGRKLVGRGRPPSTFDAELVFAACAQFGTAVEVNCRPERQDPPDELLDLALEWGCFVSVDSDAHAPGQLEWVAHGYERLGERGVDPDRILTTWDLDTLLDWCAATG; encoded by the coding sequence ATGTCGACGACGACCACGGCGATTGCTGCGCTGAACCGGGCGGTGTATTACCTGGACCGCGGGTTCGAGCCGGCGGCCAAGGCCAAGGCGTTCACCCGTGCCGCCGAGGTGGCGGCCGGCATGGACGACGACGACCTGGAGCGACGGGCTGAGGCGGGCACCCTCACCGACCTGGACGGCATCGGTCCGTCGACCGCATCGGTCATCGCCGACGCTGTGCTCGACCGGCCGCCGGCCTACCTGACCAAGCTGGAGCAGCGAACCCGCCTGCGGGTGAGCGCCGGGGCCACGGTGTTCGAAGCCTGCCGCAGCGACCTGCACAGCCACTCCACCTGGTCTGACGGCGGGGCACCGATCCGGACGATGGCGATGACCGCCCGGGCGCTCGGTCGCACCCACTTGGCGCTCACCGACCATTCACCCCGCCTGACGATCGCCCACGGGCTGACGCCCGAGCGCCTCGCCGAGCAGCTGATCGAGGTGGCCGCCCTCAACGAGGAGTTGGCGCCGTTTCGGATCCTGACCGGGTGCGAGGTCGACATCCTCGCCGACGGCACCCTCGACCTGCCCGACGACGTCCTGGCCGGGCTCGACCTGGTGGTCGCCTCGGCCCACTCCAAGCTGTCGATGCCCGAGCGTCCGATGACCGAGCGCCTGGTGAGGGCCGTCGCCAACCCCCACGTCGACGTGCTGGGCCACTGCACCGGACGCAAGCTGGTCGGCCGGGGTCGGCCCCCGAGCACGTTCGACGCCGAGCTGGTGTTTGCCGCCTGCGCTCAGTTCGGGACAGCGGTCGAGGTCAACTGCCGACCCGAACGACAGGATCCACCGGACGAGTTGCTGGACCTGGCGCTCGAGTGGGGCTGTTTCGTCTCGGTTGACTCCGACGCCCACGCTCCCGGCCAGCTTGAGTGGGTGGCCCACGGCTACGAGCGGCTGGGGGAGCGCGGGGTCGATCCCGATCGCATCCTCACCACCTGGGATCTCGACACGTTGCT